The Candidatus Paceibacterota bacterium genome includes a window with the following:
- a CDS encoding D-alanyl-D-alanine carboxypeptidase, whose translation MSRFHAQFVLAALTFLPAAGWAQTIPDQIDAILARPAVATNTWTVLVENSDGSVIYYQRNPYTGLAPASNTKMFTTAAAFGLLGTNYSFQTRVYWDGTLTNGILTGNLNLVSEHDLTWNTTVFSSARAGLDRIATQLKALGLTNVSGNVQCYGMCTYGFGSTGNIGATTTQAKNATAATAFLAALQAQGIAVSGSALGQTGFAPPGTLFYTHESSDLTYGGKPLRLDVACIPLMKVSHNAMADALCRHLGWKLGAGDSYSAGAAQVLRWIHGNAGISTNAMVMNDGSGLSHGNRFSARQCLLLTRYMLAAFPTWDDTLPIGCVDGTIGSRFCGTDGSGQVHAKTGSLSISIALSGYIDNENDNRRYLFSFIANKADIDQSATRNAIDNCVVLLGARGVPVSPALTRVSSQPDGTSLKLTWSDEDFVRTGYRIYASPNGVTFGPPINVAANVHTYTDSGLTPATKRYYKVSVVSPGGESKASRTYGAQTGGSPRVLIVDGNDRWQFLTAENPTCTNHAFAAIAGQNISGPGFETAHHDAVINGTVQLAGYPAVVWLLGEEGAADRSFDTIEQSLVTAYLNAGGNLFVSGSECGYDLDRSSGPAAADRSFYHDQLRAVYSSDDANTYAFSPAAGGIFAGNSAGGFDNGTRGTYNVNYPDVMVPTNGSRPAITYSGGLGGVAAVQYDGSLGGGKVVNFGFPFETITNSVARDACMSDVLRFFGVLDSPALLPAQLDSAGHTLTLTWTASAGLKYRVQYATNLPASAWQALGADVIATNTTAFQVDSTLSGAPQRFYRVLLVE comes from the coding sequence ATGAGTCGTTTCCATGCGCAGTTCGTCCTGGCGGCCCTGACCTTCCTTCCCGCCGCCGGCTGGGCGCAGACTATCCCCGACCAAATTGACGCCATTCTTGCCCGCCCGGCCGTGGCGACAAACACCTGGACGGTGCTGGTCGAAAACTCCGACGGCTCGGTCATCTACTACCAACGCAACCCGTACACCGGCCTGGCGCCGGCTTCCAATACGAAGATGTTTACGACGGCAGCCGCCTTCGGATTGCTCGGCACCAATTACTCCTTCCAAACGCGGGTTTATTGGGACGGCACGCTGACCAACGGCATCCTCACCGGCAACCTGAACCTGGTGTCCGAGCACGACCTGACCTGGAACACGACCGTGTTCTCCAGTGCTCGCGCCGGCCTGGACCGTATCGCCACCCAGCTTAAGGCGCTCGGGCTTACCAACGTCAGCGGCAATGTGCAGTGCTATGGCATGTGCACTTACGGCTTCGGGTCCACGGGCAACATCGGCGCCACGACCACGCAAGCCAAGAACGCCACGGCCGCCACGGCCTTCCTGGCCGCCCTGCAAGCTCAGGGCATTGCGGTATCAGGCAGCGCGCTGGGTCAGACCGGCTTTGCGCCACCCGGCACGCTGTTCTACACCCATGAGTCTTCCGACCTGACCTACGGCGGCAAGCCACTCCGGCTCGACGTAGCGTGCATCCCTTTAATGAAAGTCAGCCATAACGCGATGGCCGACGCGCTCTGCCGGCATCTGGGCTGGAAACTGGGCGCCGGCGACTCCTACTCGGCGGGCGCCGCACAAGTGCTGCGCTGGATCCATGGCAACGCCGGCATCAGCACCAACGCCATGGTCATGAATGACGGCTCCGGCCTCTCCCACGGCAACCGCTTCAGCGCCCGGCAATGCCTCCTCCTCACGCGCTACATGCTGGCGGCATTCCCGACCTGGGACGACACCTTGCCCATCGGCTGCGTGGACGGCACGATCGGCAGCCGCTTTTGCGGCACCGACGGCTCGGGCCAGGTTCATGCCAAGACCGGCTCCCTCAGCATCTCCATCGCCCTTAGCGGTTACATTGACAACGAAAACGATAATCGCCGCTACCTGTTTTCCTTTATCGCCAACAAGGCCGACATTGACCAATCCGCCACCCGCAACGCGATAGACAATTGCGTCGTCCTGCTCGGCGCGCGCGGGGTGCCCGTCAGCCCCGCGCTGACCCGGGTCAGCAGCCAACCCGACGGCACATCGCTGAAGCTGACGTGGTCCGACGAAGACTTCGTTCGCACCGGCTACCGCATCTATGCGAGCCCGAACGGCGTGACTTTCGGCCCGCCCATAAACGTCGCCGCCAATGTCCACACCTACACCGACTCCGGCCTCACGCCTGCAACCAAACGATACTATAAAGTCAGCGTGGTCAGCCCCGGCGGCGAGAGCAAGGCATCCCGCACCTACGGCGCCCAGACCGGCGGCTCGCCGAGGGTGTTGATCGTGGACGGCAACGACCGGTGGCAATTCCTGACCGCGGAAAACCCCACCTGCACCAATCACGCTTTTGCCGCCATCGCCGGCCAGAACATCAGCGGGCCCGGCTTTGAAACCGCCCACCACGACGCCGTCATTAATGGCACGGTCCAACTTGCCGGTTACCCGGCCGTGGTCTGGCTCCTGGGCGAGGAAGGCGCCGCTGACCGGTCATTCGACACGATCGAACAGTCGCTCGTCACGGCCTACCTGAACGCGGGAGGAAACCTCTTTGTGTCCGGCTCTGAATGCGGCTACGACCTCGATCGCAGCAGCGGTCCGGCGGCTGCCGATCGGAGCTTCTACCACGATCAACTGCGTGCGGTCTATAGCAGCGATGACGCCAACACCTACGCCTTCTCCCCCGCCGCGGGCGGCATCTTCGCCGGCAATTCCGCCGGCGGTTTCGACAACGGCACCCGCGGCACCTACAACGTGAATTACCCGGACGTCATGGTCCCCACCAATGGCAGCCGTCCTGCCATCACCTACTCCGGCGGCCTGGGCGGCGTGGCCGCCGTGCAATACGACGGCTCCCTCGGCGGAGGCAAGGTCGTCAATTTCGGATTCCCCTTCGAGACCATCACCAACTCGGTTGCCCGCGACGCCTGCATGTCCGACGTGCTGCGATTCTTCGGCGTCCTGGACTCGCCAGCGCTGCTGCCGGCGCAACTGGACTCCGCCGGCCACACACTGACCTTAACCTGGACGGCCAGCGCGGGCCTCAAATACCGCGTCCAATACGCAACCAACTTGCCGGCTTCCGCCTGGCAAGCCCTCGGCGCGGACGTCATCGCGACCAACACCACGGCTTTCCAGGTTGATTCCACCCTGAGCGGTGCTCCTCAACGCTTCTACCGCGTTCTATTGGTGGAATAA